The following proteins are co-located in the Streptomyces sp. DT2A-34 genome:
- a CDS encoding sugar ABC transporter substrate-binding protein — protein sequence MNRSLPSRSRRFTVLVAMAASTVLALAGCSSSSGGKKSEESAGGVSAGKATTPRMTIAMITHAVPGDTFWDTIRKGAQAAAAKDNVKLIYSSDPNGGNQANLVQNAIDQKVDGIAVTLAKPDAMKGTVAKAVQAGIPVVGFNSGVDDWKKQGLLQYFGQDETVAGEAVGKKLSSLGAKKVACVIQEQGQVALEARCAGVKKGFSGTTENLFVNGADMPSVQSTITAKLKQDPSIDYVVTLAAPVALTATQAVSDGGSKAKVATFDLNKELVKAIQGGSIEFAVDQQPYLQGYLAVDSLWLYKTNGNYSGGGVAPVLTGPAFVDKSNVEAVATFAAKGTR from the coding sequence ATGAACCGCTCGCTTCCCTCCCGCTCCCGCAGATTCACCGTCTTGGTGGCCATGGCCGCCAGTACAGTCCTGGCACTCGCCGGCTGCTCCAGCAGCTCGGGCGGCAAGAAGTCGGAGGAGAGCGCCGGTGGCGTCTCTGCCGGCAAGGCCACCACGCCCCGCATGACCATCGCGATGATCACCCACGCCGTCCCCGGTGACACGTTCTGGGACACCATCCGCAAGGGCGCCCAGGCCGCGGCCGCCAAGGACAACGTCAAGCTGATCTACTCCTCCGACCCGAACGGAGGCAACCAGGCCAACCTGGTGCAGAACGCGATCGACCAGAAGGTCGACGGCATCGCCGTCACCCTCGCCAAGCCCGACGCCATGAAGGGCACCGTGGCCAAGGCGGTGCAGGCCGGTATACCCGTGGTCGGCTTCAACTCCGGTGTGGACGACTGGAAGAAGCAGGGCCTGCTCCAGTACTTCGGACAGGACGAGACCGTCGCGGGCGAGGCGGTCGGCAAGAAGCTGAGTTCCCTCGGTGCCAAGAAGGTCGCCTGTGTCATCCAGGAACAGGGCCAGGTCGCCCTCGAGGCACGCTGCGCGGGCGTGAAGAAGGGCTTCTCGGGCACGACGGAAAACCTGTTCGTCAACGGCGCCGACATGCCGTCCGTGCAGTCGACCATCACCGCCAAGCTCAAGCAGGACCCCTCCATCGACTACGTCGTCACCCTCGCCGCCCCGGTCGCGCTGACCGCCACGCAGGCGGTGTCCGACGGCGGCAGCAAGGCCAAGGTCGCCACCTTCGACCTCAACAAGGAACTCGTGAAGGCGATCCAGGGCGGCAGCATCGAGTTCGCCGTCGACCAGCAGCCTTATCTGCAGGGCTACCTGGCGGTCGACTCCCTCTGGCTCTACAAGACCAACGGCAACTACAGCGGCGGTGGCGTGGCGCCCGTGCTGACCGGCCCGGCCTTCGTCGACAAGTCCAACGTCGAGGCCGTCGCCACGTTCGCCGCCAAGGGAACACGGTGA
- a CDS encoding Gfo/Idh/MocA family protein: protein MTYRTSLGVAVIGAGRMGADHVRRISEVTSGAHVAAVVDVDIDRAKTVAADVDGCAAYGDVAEAMASPDVDAVLLASPGVAHEAALLTAFEHDLPVLCEKPLTPDAASALRVLEAEQRLGHRRVQVGFMRRYDHEYIKLKALLDSGELGRPLMLHNRHRNPSCPPDFTSAMLINDSVTHEMDITRWLLGQEITAVTVMRPRPSGNAPEGLADPQFVVFETDGGALVDVEIYVNARYGYQVQAEAVCEHGTARIGDRHDMLVSTGGRWGGTVTPGFVERFEEAYDREVQAWVDATRRGEVTGPSAWDGYAVAAVCEAGIRAQTEGHRVEVELADRPALYI from the coding sequence ATGACCTACCGCACCTCCCTCGGAGTCGCCGTGATCGGCGCCGGCCGCATGGGAGCCGACCACGTACGCCGGATCAGCGAGGTGACCAGCGGCGCCCATGTGGCCGCCGTCGTCGACGTCGACATCGATCGCGCCAAGACGGTCGCCGCCGACGTCGACGGATGCGCGGCCTACGGCGACGTCGCCGAAGCGATGGCCTCACCCGACGTCGACGCGGTGCTGCTCGCCTCCCCGGGCGTCGCCCACGAGGCGGCACTGCTCACCGCGTTCGAGCACGACCTGCCCGTCCTGTGCGAGAAGCCCCTCACCCCCGACGCCGCCTCCGCCCTGCGCGTGCTGGAGGCCGAGCAGCGGCTCGGGCACCGCCGGGTGCAGGTGGGCTTCATGCGCCGTTACGACCACGAGTACATCAAGCTCAAAGCGCTGCTGGACAGCGGGGAACTGGGCCGGCCGCTGATGCTGCACAACCGGCATCGCAACCCGTCCTGTCCGCCGGACTTCACCAGCGCCATGCTCATCAACGACTCCGTGACCCACGAGATGGACATCACCCGCTGGCTGCTCGGCCAGGAGATCACCGCCGTCACCGTCATGCGGCCGCGGCCCTCCGGCAACGCGCCCGAAGGGCTGGCCGATCCGCAGTTCGTCGTCTTCGAAACCGACGGCGGCGCCCTGGTCGACGTCGAGATCTACGTCAACGCCCGCTACGGCTACCAGGTCCAGGCCGAGGCGGTGTGCGAGCACGGCACCGCCCGCATCGGCGACCGGCACGACATGCTCGTCAGCACCGGCGGACGCTGGGGCGGCACGGTCACCCCCGGCTTCGTCGAGCGGTTCGAGGAAGCGTACGACCGCGAGGTCCAGGCATGGGTCGACGCCACCCGGCGCGGCGAGGTCACCGGCCCCAGCGCCTGGGACGGCTACGCCGTGGCCGCGGTCTGCGAGGCGGGCATCCGCGCCCAGACCGAGGGCCACCGCGTCGAGGTGGAACTCGCCGACCGCCCAGCCCTCTACATCTGA
- a CDS encoding sugar phosphate isomerase/epimerase, producing the protein MKIGLNTDSVGHLTLDETLDLAAELGLDHVEFATGAWSTAPHIDIDRLLDSDGARRELLAKVADRGLTISALTCSGNPLHPGPSGREHDQVARRTIALAPLLGIDRVVMMSGLPGGPGDANPNWITVSWPPETTQILDWQWTEVVIPYWRDLVAHSRDRGVPKLALEMHAHQVVYNVPTLLRLREEVGPVVGANFDPSHLMWMGADPLAAIETLGEAIYHVHAKDTRLEPSRQALTSRLETLPVMAAKDRSWNYVTLGYGHDDAFWRAFCLALRRAGYDDVLSIEHEDVLVAPVEGVTKTVDLLRRVMLRDPSSYKPQEI; encoded by the coding sequence ATGAAGATCGGTCTGAACACCGACAGCGTCGGGCACCTCACGCTCGACGAGACCCTGGACCTGGCCGCCGAACTCGGCCTGGACCACGTGGAGTTCGCCACCGGCGCCTGGTCCACCGCCCCGCACATCGACATCGACCGGCTTCTCGACAGCGACGGCGCGCGCCGCGAACTGCTGGCCAAGGTCGCCGACCGAGGGCTCACGATCAGCGCCCTCACCTGCTCGGGCAACCCCCTGCACCCCGGGCCCAGCGGCCGCGAGCACGACCAGGTCGCGCGCAGGACGATCGCTCTCGCCCCGCTCCTCGGCATCGACCGCGTGGTGATGATGTCCGGGCTGCCGGGCGGGCCGGGCGACGCCAACCCCAACTGGATCACGGTCTCCTGGCCGCCGGAGACCACACAGATCCTCGACTGGCAATGGACCGAGGTCGTCATCCCGTACTGGCGAGACCTCGTCGCCCACTCCCGTGACCGGGGCGTACCCAAGCTCGCTCTGGAGATGCACGCCCACCAGGTGGTCTACAACGTCCCCACCCTCCTGCGCCTGCGCGAGGAGGTCGGGCCCGTGGTCGGAGCCAACTTCGACCCCAGCCACCTGATGTGGATGGGCGCCGACCCTCTCGCCGCCATCGAGACCCTGGGCGAGGCGATCTACCACGTACACGCCAAGGACACCCGGCTGGAACCCTCCCGCCAAGCCCTGACCAGCAGGCTGGAGACGCTGCCGGTCATGGCCGCCAAGGACCGCTCCTGGAACTACGTCACCCTCGGCTACGGCCACGACGACGCGTTCTGGCGCGCTTTCTGCCTCGCCCTGCGCCGAGCCGGTTACGACGACGTCCTGAGCATCGAGCACGAGGACGTTCTCGTGGCCCCCGTCGAGGGCGTCACCAAAACCGTCGACCTGCTGCGCCGCGTCATGCTGCGCGACCCCAGTTCCTACAAGCCCCAGGAGATCTGA
- a CDS encoding NUDIX domain-containing protein has translation MSGQKFANPPAFPRGHVEPGEDPWAAVERECREELGIPAVASDVTGEHPLFLTVTRTRGQGEHTDVSLWYVISADAETVLSWDEAEFSAIRWLTPDQVLAEALDSMDPHMHRFTRKLVQARAS, from the coding sequence CTGAGCGGCCAGAAATTCGCGAACCCGCCTGCTTTCCCGCGCGGGCATGTGGAGCCGGGCGAGGACCCGTGGGCCGCGGTGGAGCGGGAGTGCCGGGAGGAGCTGGGTATCCCGGCCGTCGCTTCGGACGTCACGGGCGAGCACCCGCTCTTCCTCACCGTCACCCGAACCCGGGGACAGGGGGAACACACCGACGTCTCGCTCTGGTACGTCATCAGCGCGGACGCGGAAACCGTCCTCTCCTGGGACGAAGCGGAGTTCTCGGCGATCCGATGGCTGACTCCCGATCAGGTGCTCGCCGAGGCGCTCGACTCGATGGACCCCCATATGCACCGCTTCACCCGCAAGCTGGTGCAGGCCCGGGCTTCATGA
- a CDS encoding DUF817 domain-containing protein produces the protein MVTTSITGPLAASLRQLLDFAWIQTRSCAFAFALMSGVAASTLLPGLPVARYDLLVVYGVLLTLLFWLRGWENGRDVVVIAVCHVIGLAFEVVKVSLGSWTYPEPAVLKFAGVPLYGGFLYAAVGSYVCRAWRLFDLELVRYRPRSTAVVAAAIYANFFSHHWLPDARWLLAALLLAVNAGTSVRYTVRGVRRRMPLALSFVLIGFFLWVAENLATYLGAWRYPYQLDGWQPVGVEKFGAWSLLISVTFVLAAMVARTHPEPEGTGTPPRS, from the coding sequence ATGGTCACCACAAGCATCACAGGCCCGCTGGCCGCGTCGTTGCGCCAGCTGCTCGACTTCGCGTGGATACAGACACGGTCCTGCGCCTTCGCCTTCGCCCTGATGTCCGGCGTGGCGGCATCGACCCTGCTGCCCGGCCTCCCCGTGGCCCGCTACGACCTGCTCGTCGTCTACGGGGTGCTGCTGACGCTGCTGTTCTGGCTGCGCGGCTGGGAGAACGGGCGGGACGTCGTCGTCATCGCCGTCTGCCACGTCATCGGCCTGGCCTTCGAGGTCGTGAAGGTGTCCCTCGGCTCGTGGACCTATCCGGAACCGGCCGTACTGAAGTTCGCGGGCGTGCCGCTGTACGGAGGTTTCCTCTACGCCGCTGTCGGCAGCTACGTCTGCCGCGCCTGGCGCCTCTTCGACCTGGAGCTGGTCCGCTACCGCCCGCGCTCGACGGCCGTCGTCGCCGCGGCCATCTACGCCAACTTCTTCAGCCACCACTGGCTCCCCGACGCCCGCTGGCTCCTGGCCGCACTGCTCCTGGCCGTCAACGCGGGCACCTCCGTGCGCTACACGGTGCGTGGTGTACGCCGACGGATGCCGCTCGCGCTGTCGTTCGTCCTGATCGGCTTCTTCCTCTGGGTCGCGGAGAACCTCGCCACCTACCTGGGTGCCTGGCGCTACCCGTACCAACTCGATGGCTGGCAGCCCGTGGGAGTGGAGAAGTTCGGCGCCTGGTCCCTGCTGATCAGCGTCACCTTCGTCCTGGCGGCCATGGTCGCCCGAACGCACCCCGAGCCCGAGGGCACCGGCACACCGCCGAGGTCATGA
- a CDS encoding GNAT family N-acetyltransferase — protein MSYLLRPAGLTDATAITELLNEVDRIEIGRPETDLHAVEADLKRPDIHLERDSWLAFHGDRLVAYGLLWDDSGGERVDIDHYVLPEHQQAGELILEPMQARALDKARENGADRAVVHLHLNTEPTLDTGLIEKRGWYVVRRYHVLQRSLDAAADLMPEIPSGVRLRSCADEADRARVHALYQSSFAEHFDFQPRTYDQWLGDVDADTLDWSLVWIVGTGEPGDAGFLLARDDREAMGWIRSIGVVREARGLGLGGLMLRNAFAAFAARGRETVGLGVDTANTTGAPALYARHGMAVHYAVDTWEAVLK, from the coding sequence ATGTCCTACCTTCTTCGTCCCGCCGGCCTCACCGACGCGACCGCCATCACCGAACTGCTCAACGAGGTCGACCGGATCGAGATCGGCCGGCCCGAGACCGACCTGCATGCCGTCGAGGCCGACCTGAAGCGGCCCGACATCCATCTGGAGCGCGACTCCTGGCTGGCGTTCCACGGTGACCGGCTGGTGGCGTACGGCCTGCTGTGGGACGACTCGGGGGGTGAGCGCGTCGACATCGACCACTACGTGCTGCCCGAGCACCAGCAGGCCGGGGAGCTGATTCTGGAGCCGATGCAGGCCCGGGCTCTGGACAAGGCACGCGAGAACGGTGCGGACAGGGCAGTGGTCCATCTGCACCTCAACACGGAGCCCACGCTCGACACGGGGCTGATCGAGAAGCGGGGCTGGTACGTCGTACGGCGCTATCACGTGCTGCAACGGTCGCTGGACGCGGCCGCGGACCTCATGCCGGAGATACCGTCCGGCGTACGGCTGCGGTCGTGCGCCGACGAGGCGGACCGTGCGCGTGTCCACGCGCTGTATCAGTCGAGCTTCGCCGAGCACTTCGACTTCCAGCCGCGTACCTACGACCAGTGGCTGGGCGACGTCGACGCCGACACGCTCGACTGGTCCCTGGTGTGGATCGTCGGTACCGGGGAGCCGGGGGACGCCGGGTTCCTCCTCGCCCGCGACGACCGGGAGGCGATGGGCTGGATCCGGAGCATCGGTGTGGTGCGAGAAGCCCGCGGTCTGGGTCTGGGTGGCCTGATGCTGCGCAACGCGTTCGCCGCCTTCGCCGCGCGCGGGCGGGAGACGGTGGGGCTCGGCGTGGACACCGCCAACACCACGGGGGCTCCCGCTCTGTACGCCCGCCACGGCATGGCCGTCCATTACGCCGTGGACACGTGGGAGGCGGTCCTGAAGTGA
- a CDS encoding ABC transporter ATP-binding protein: MGTPESRRVLPGKRSVLLALRYYGRELARLRWMTVPAMLLSALGNIGINYIAPLIVAKLVGDIAGDTDVTLNSTLPYVLGFVGVLLFAEALWRVALHCLNRLDALGIEHLYVIGMDELFAKDAAFFHDNFAGSLTKRVLSFASRFEQFVDTLTFQIVGSFVPLVFGAVVLWRYEPLLVVGLLTMIAVTALCVVPLIRRRQALVDEREEAIARVSGHVADSLMNMDTVRAFAAEGREAAEHRSRVAVSRALTLRSWDYGNLRIDTLVAPMSVLTNALGLLLAVTLGGGAHGVEAVVVAFTYYSNATRIMFEFNQIYRRLESSMTEAAQFTELLLTPPTVLDPPSPEPLLPGAADVRFEQVTFAHSGGRSLFEGLDLAVPAGAKVGLVGRSGGGKTTLTRLLLRMTDIDGGRILIGGQDISRMRQADLRGLIAYVPQDPAMFHRTLRENIAFARPDATDAEIRRAAEAAHVTEFADALPNGFDTMVGERGVKLSGGQRQRVALARAILRDAPILLLDEATSALDSESEILVQEALWRLMDGRTALVVAHRLSTVATMDRLVVLDHGRIVEQGSHHELLAAQGAYAKLWEHQSGGFLDDDPARAELP, encoded by the coding sequence ATGGGTACGCCTGAATCGCGCAGGGTCCTGCCGGGCAAACGCTCGGTGCTCCTCGCACTTCGTTACTACGGACGGGAATTGGCCCGTCTACGGTGGATGACGGTCCCGGCGATGCTGCTGTCGGCACTCGGCAACATCGGGATCAACTACATCGCGCCGCTGATCGTCGCCAAGCTCGTCGGCGACATCGCGGGCGACACGGACGTCACCCTCAACTCGACGCTGCCATACGTCCTCGGTTTCGTCGGTGTGCTGCTGTTCGCCGAGGCGTTGTGGCGCGTCGCTCTGCACTGCCTGAACCGCCTGGACGCCCTGGGTATCGAGCACCTGTACGTGATCGGGATGGACGAGCTGTTCGCCAAGGACGCCGCGTTCTTCCACGACAACTTCGCCGGGTCGTTGACCAAGCGCGTGCTGAGCTTCGCCTCCCGTTTCGAGCAGTTCGTCGACACGCTGACGTTCCAGATCGTGGGCAGTTTCGTGCCGCTGGTGTTCGGGGCGGTGGTGCTGTGGCGCTACGAACCGCTGCTCGTCGTAGGGCTGTTGACGATGATCGCGGTGACGGCGCTGTGTGTGGTGCCCCTCATCCGGCGCCGTCAGGCGCTGGTGGACGAGCGTGAGGAGGCGATCGCCCGGGTTTCGGGCCATGTCGCCGACAGCCTGATGAACATGGACACGGTGCGGGCGTTCGCCGCCGAGGGGCGCGAGGCCGCCGAGCACCGCTCGCGGGTGGCGGTGTCGCGGGCGCTCACCCTGCGGTCGTGGGACTACGGCAATCTGCGCATCGACACGCTGGTCGCACCGATGTCGGTGCTGACCAACGCGCTGGGGCTGCTGCTCGCGGTCACGCTCGGTGGGGGCGCGCACGGGGTGGAGGCGGTCGTGGTCGCCTTCACCTACTACAGCAACGCGACGCGGATCATGTTCGAGTTCAATCAGATCTACCGTCGGCTGGAGAGCTCGATGACGGAGGCCGCGCAGTTCACCGAACTGCTGCTGACACCGCCGACCGTGCTCGACCCGCCGTCGCCCGAGCCGCTGTTGCCCGGGGCCGCCGACGTCCGCTTCGAGCAGGTGACCTTCGCGCACTCCGGCGGTCGGTCACTGTTCGAGGGCCTCGATCTGGCCGTGCCCGCCGGGGCGAAGGTCGGCCTCGTGGGCCGGTCCGGCGGCGGCAAGACCACGCTCACCCGGCTGCTGTTACGGATGACGGACATCGACGGCGGCCGGATCCTGATCGGCGGTCAGGACATCAGCCGGATGCGTCAGGCCGACCTGCGCGGCCTGATCGCCTATGTGCCGCAGGACCCGGCGATGTTCCACCGCACCCTGCGGGAGAACATCGCGTTCGCCCGGCCGGACGCCACCGACGCCGAGATCCGACGCGCGGCCGAGGCGGCACACGTCACGGAGTTCGCCGACGCGCTGCCGAACGGCTTCGACACCATGGTGGGCGAGCGTGGCGTCAAACTGTCCGGCGGTCAGCGCCAGCGGGTCGCCCTCGCCCGGGCGATCCTGCGCGACGCGCCGATCCTGCTGCTCGACGAGGCGACCAGCGCTCTGGACTCCGAGAGCGAGATCCTCGTCCAGGAGGCGCTGTGGCGGCTGATGGACGGGCGGACGGCGCTCGTCGTGGCGCACCGGCTGAGCACGGTCGCCACCATGGACCGACTCGTCGTCCTCGACCACGGGCGGATCGTCGAGCAGGGCAGCCACCACGAACTGCTCGCGGCGCAGGGCGCCTACGCCAAGCTCTGGGAGCACCAGTCGGGCGGCTTCCTCGACGACGACCCTGCGCGGGCCGAGTTGCCGTGA
- a CDS encoding SpoIIE family protein phosphatase — translation MTGSAEGAERTPGRLAALLIDASAEAISAAGGHAGGVYLRSGTPGLLRLAVLEGLPGPLFRPWWRLHADRPFPVADAYRLGLEVVLPNATETMRRYPQFAAGLPFQFGSLHVPVAGRSAVYGVLTVLRPSAADATELLPARERMAQVAEELGSALGALEDGDASAVSWDGGPLCVRPPSGRPPTGRVGRFAWDPATGLVTADERLNVVLDATAGEADGTGEAFAEAVAPGDAERILAALREAAGGRPPALPLYVRAPDGALRLVEVWGPHDDSAPFGAATVRGVVLDPGPGAVADAAADLLPDGVFCLDRVGTVVYANPHAARLLRRPRTELLGRTLWEGVPWLNQPAVEDHLRGALLSPEPMHFHVRRPSAHSREPAADSVEGDVLAMSVYPGRDLLTCTLRLGHRMADVPAGLPEAHGPPEPAGAPSLSPLYRPIVLAIALTEAVTARQVSAVVMRELLPAFGGRRLAIYLLQERHLYLAWETGFPKGFLAPFEGVGLDERLPGVETLTSGRPLFFDSMQQLADAYPGIALDATEGARAFLPLIASGRAVGSCILGFDRPRSFSTEERTVLTAMAGLIAHAMEKAQRYESEAALARGLQQALLPRRLSQHPLVETTGRYLPGTQGMEVGGDWYDVVAAGDGLALVIGDVQGHGVQAAATMGQLRSAVRAFALGDRPPDEVMSGTNRLLIDLDAGLFASCCYIRLDPATGVAQAAVAGHLPPLLRRPDGRTHVVDLPGGVVLGVDPQAQYPVAELRMEPGAVLALYTDGLVERPGVDIDDGISALRVALAKAGAPGARRGGRLLAGVADRLTVTARHTADRPDDIALLLATRRATPPRRK, via the coding sequence ATGACTGGGAGCGCCGAGGGCGCAGAGCGGACGCCCGGCAGGCTGGCGGCGCTGCTGATCGATGCCTCGGCGGAGGCGATCAGCGCGGCCGGTGGCCACGCGGGTGGGGTCTACCTGCGCTCCGGCACGCCCGGACTGCTTCGTCTGGCGGTGCTGGAGGGGCTGCCGGGGCCGCTGTTCCGGCCGTGGTGGCGGCTGCATGCGGACCGGCCGTTTCCCGTCGCGGACGCCTATCGGCTCGGCCTGGAGGTGGTGCTGCCGAACGCCACGGAGACGATGCGCCGCTATCCGCAGTTCGCGGCCGGTCTGCCGTTCCAGTTCGGGTCCCTGCATGTCCCCGTGGCGGGCAGGTCGGCCGTGTACGGGGTGCTGACCGTGCTGCGGCCCTCGGCGGCGGACGCCACGGAGCTGCTGCCCGCGCGCGAGCGCATGGCCCAGGTGGCCGAGGAGCTGGGGTCGGCGCTGGGGGCCCTGGAGGACGGGGACGCGTCGGCGGTGTCCTGGGACGGCGGGCCGCTGTGTGTCCGGCCGCCGTCCGGCCGTCCGCCCACGGGGCGCGTCGGACGGTTCGCCTGGGATCCGGCGACGGGCCTCGTGACGGCGGACGAGCGGCTGAACGTCGTACTGGACGCGACCGCGGGGGAAGCCGACGGCACCGGGGAGGCGTTCGCGGAGGCCGTCGCACCAGGGGATGCGGAGCGGATTCTGGCGGCGCTGCGGGAGGCGGCGGGTGGCCGGCCGCCGGCCCTGCCGCTGTATGTGCGTGCGCCGGACGGTGCGCTGCGGCTGGTCGAGGTCTGGGGGCCGCACGACGACTCGGCGCCGTTCGGTGCGGCGACGGTACGGGGTGTCGTCCTCGACCCGGGGCCGGGCGCGGTGGCGGACGCGGCGGCCGATCTGCTGCCGGACGGTGTGTTCTGCCTGGACCGGGTGGGCACGGTCGTCTACGCGAATCCGCATGCGGCGCGGTTGCTGCGCCGGCCGCGCACCGAGTTGCTGGGCCGCACTCTGTGGGAGGGCGTGCCGTGGCTGAACCAGCCCGCCGTCGAGGATCATCTGCGCGGAGCCCTGCTGTCTCCGGAGCCGATGCACTTTCATGTCCGCAGACCGTCCGCCCATAGTCGTGAGCCCGCCGCCGACTCCGTCGAGGGCGACGTGCTCGCGATGTCCGTCTATCCCGGCCGGGATCTGCTGACGTGCACGCTGCGGCTGGGGCACCGCATGGCGGACGTCCCGGCCGGCCTCCCGGAAGCGCACGGTCCGCCGGAGCCGGCCGGTGCGCCTTCGCTCTCTCCCCTGTACCGCCCGATCGTCCTCGCCATCGCGCTGACGGAAGCGGTCACCGCCCGTCAGGTGTCGGCCGTGGTGATGCGGGAGCTGCTGCCCGCCTTCGGCGGCCGTCGGCTGGCCATCTACCTGCTGCAGGAGCGGCATCTGTACCTGGCCTGGGAGACCGGCTTCCCCAAGGGGTTCCTCGCCCCGTTCGAGGGAGTGGGGCTGGACGAGCGACTGCCCGGCGTCGAGACGCTGACCAGTGGCCGCCCGCTGTTCTTCGACTCGATGCAGCAGCTCGCCGACGCCTATCCGGGCATCGCGCTGGACGCGACCGAGGGAGCCCGCGCCTTCCTTCCCCTGATCGCCTCCGGGCGTGCCGTCGGCTCGTGCATCCTCGGCTTCGACCGGCCGCGCAGCTTCAGCACCGAGGAACGCACGGTGCTCACCGCCATGGCCGGGCTGATCGCGCACGCCATGGAGAAGGCACAGCGCTACGAGAGCGAGGCCGCGCTGGCCCGTGGGCTGCAGCAGGCGCTGCTCCCCCGGCGGCTGTCCCAGCACCCGCTGGTGGAGACCACCGGGCGGTATCTGCCGGGCACCCAGGGGATGGAGGTGGGCGGCGACTGGTACGACGTCGTCGCGGCCGGTGACGGTCTGGCCCTGGTGATCGGCGATGTGCAGGGGCATGGCGTGCAGGCGGCGGCCACCATGGGCCAGCTGCGCAGCGCCGTGCGGGCTTTCGCCCTCGGCGACCGGCCCCCCGACGAGGTCATGAGCGGCACCAACCGGCTGCTGATCGACCTCGACGCCGGTCTGTTCGCGAGCTGCTGCTACATCCGGCTGGATCCCGCGACCGGCGTCGCCCAGGCGGCCGTGGCCGGGCACCTGCCGCCGCTGCTGCGCCGCCCCGACGGCCGTACGCATGTCGTCGACCTGCCCGGCGGGGTCGTGCTCGGCGTGGACCCGCAGGCCCAGTATCCGGTGGCGGAGCTGCGGATGGAGCCGGGTGCCGTACTGGCCCTGTACACGGACGGGCTGGTCGAGCGGCCCGGTGTCGACATCGACGACGGCATCAGCGCGCTGCGGGTGGCGCTGGCCAAGGCCGGTGCCCCTGGTGCCCGCCGGGGCGGCCGCTTGCTGGCGGGCGTGGCCGACCGGCTCACCGTGACGGCCCGGCACACGGCGGACCGCCCCGACGACATCGCGCTGCTGCTCGCCACGCGGCGGGCCACGCCACCGCGTCGGAAATGA